The Glycine soja cultivar W05 chromosome 3, ASM419377v2, whole genome shotgun sequence genome window below encodes:
- the LOC114406880 gene encoding VAN3-binding protein-like: protein MMEPKCTLINCRRPEFVPTPLPESPRVPMEFLSRSWSASALEVSKALAPHHSNSNNNTSSIPEETSVSAPNHNSNNSFSEDFSTTISSKNQFSFASSATSQLVLERIMSQSAREEVSPLTSGRLSHSSEPLNGGGSLTGTDSPPISPSDEFDDVVKFFRANNSIHPLFNGGRTSATIGNGTACSGPKTVGRWLKERREKKKEENRTHNAQLHATISVAAVAAAVAAIAAATAAGSSAPSKDEKMAKTDMAVASAATLVAAQCVEAAEAMGAERDHLASVVSSAVNVRSPDDITTLTAAAATALRGAATLKARALKEVWNIATVTPLERGIGGIGLCGKSINSNTSNTSTSDSGEIFNGENFLGSCSQELLAKGSELLKRTRKGDLHWKIVSVYIHRTGQVMLKMKSRHVAGTITKKKKNVVLDICTDLPAWPGRHLLGDGEKRRYFGLKTDARGIVEFECRNQREYDLWTQGVSRLLSVVAQRQNRYGN from the exons ATGATGGAACCAAAGTGCACCTTAATAAACTGTCGCCGGCCGGAGTTCGTTCCGACCCCTCTGCCGGAGAGTCCTCGAGTGCCAATGGAGTTTCTGTCACGCTCATGGAGTGCCTCTGCCCTTGAGGTCTCCAAAGCTCTTGCACCTCATCACTCTAATTCCAACAACAACACTTCTTCCATTCCAGAAGAAACTTCTGTTTCTGCTCCCAACCACAACAGCAACAACTCTTTTTCTGAGGACTTCTCCACAACCATTTCTTCTAAGAATCAGttctcttttgcttcctctgcCACCTCCCAGCTCGTCCTTGAACGCATTATGTCACAGTCCGCAAGAGAG GAAGTGTCTCCATTAACTTCTGGAAGATTATCTCACAGCAGCGAGCCTTTGAATGGTGGTGGTTCCTTAACCGGAACAGATAGCCCTCCGATTTCACCTTCAGATGAATTCGACGATGTTGTTAAG TTTTTTCGGGCAAACAATTCCATTCACCCTTTATTCAATGGTGGAAGAACCAGTGCAACCATTGGCAATGGCACGGCTTGCTCAGGACCTAAAACTGTTGGAAGATGGTTGAAGGAgcgaagagaaaagaagaaagaagaaaacagAACCCACAATGCTCAGCTGCATGCCACTATTTCAGTGGCAGCAGTGGCTGCTGCTGTAGCAGCCATTGCGGCCGCAACAGCAGCTGGCTCATCTGCACCAAGCAAGGATGAGAAGATGGCAAAGACTGACATGGCTGTTGCTTCTGCAGCAACATTGGTTGCTGCACAGTGTGTAGAGGCTGCTGAAGCAATGGGGGCTGAGCGTGACCACCTTGCTTCAGTGGTTAGCTCTGCTGTGAATGTTCGTTCTCCTGATGATATCACTACTCTTACTGCTGCAGCTGCCACAG CTCTAAGAGGGGCAGCAACCTTGAAAGCAAGAGCTTTGAAGGAGGTATGGAATATTGCTACAGTGACACCACTAGAGAGAGGCATAGGGGGGATTGGACTATGTGGTAAAAGTATTAACAGCAATACCAGCAATACCAGCACTAGTGACAGTGGGGAAATTTTCAATGGAGAAAATTTTCTAGGGTCCTGCAGCCAAGAGCTACTTGCTAAGGGCAGTGAATTACTCAAGCGCACCCGTAAAG GTGATCTTCACTGGAAAATAGTGTCTGTTTATATACATAGAACTGGCCAg GTAATGCTGAAAATGAAGAGCAGACATGTTGCAGGAACCattaccaaaaagaaaaaga ATGTTGTGCTAGATATATGCACGGATTTACCAGCATGGCCAGGAAGACATCTTCTTGGCGATGGTGAGAAGCGACGGTACTTTGGATTGAAGACAGACGCAAGGGGGATTGTGGAGTTTGAGTGTCGAAATCAAAGAGAATATGACCTCTGGACACAAGGGGTTTCAAGGCTTCTTTCCGTTGTTGCACAAAGACAAAACAGATATGGAAATTGA
- the LOC114406879 gene encoding serine/threonine-protein kinase Nek4-like isoform X1, with protein MEQYEILEQIGKGAFGSALLVRHKHEKKKYVLKKIRLARQTDRTRRSAHQEMELISKVRNPFIVEYKDSWVEKGCFVCIIIGYCEGGDMAEAIKKANGINFPEEKLCKWLVQLLMALDYLHGNHILHRDVKCSNIFLTKDQDIRLGDFGLAKMLSSDDLASSVVGTPSYMCPELLADIPYGSKSDIWSLGCCIYEMAAYKPAFKAFDIQSLLIKINKCIVSPMPTMYSAAFRGLVKSMLRKNPELRPTAAELLNHPHLQPYIHKIQLKLNSPRRSTFPFQWPESNYVRRTRFVDPESVYTLSDLDKCLSFSNDMALNPSVSGTEQVSQCSTQRAHGLSTCSKEKIYELSVGCVREKYKTDKSKASKFSTVERTPRSRAVTVSATTKRHTIATSKTTHSGPKRDSLPASHAPSRKFSTPPRTRARATPNLYTNVLGSLDSLDVSINAPRIDKIVEFPMAFCEDPFSPIRGPSSTSARCSSSSAGSTADCSITKDKCTIQEDKVTLPTSITDACPAPKETKCSYEHVKDCVSSHSSTDLDQRRFDTSSYQQRAEALEGLLEFSARLLQQQRFDELGVLLKPFGLEKVSPRETAIWLTKSFKQTAV; from the exons ATGGAGCAGTATGAAATTCTAGAACAGATCggcaaaggtgcatttggttctGCCCTTCTTGTGAGGCACAAGCacgaaaagaaaaa GTATGTTCTTAAAAAGATCCGCCTTGCTCGTCAAACTGACAGAACCCGTAGATCTGCCCACCAGGAG ATGGAGCTTATATCTAAAGTTCGAAATCCATTTATTGTGGAGTATAAAGATTCCTGGGTAGAAAAG GGTTGTTTTGTATGTATCATCATTGGCTATTGTGAAGGAGGGGATAT GGCCGAAGCTATAAAAAAGGCTAATGGTATTAACTTTCCTGAAGAG AAACTTTGTAAGTGGCTTGTTCAATTGCTGATGGCACTTGATTATTTGCATGGAAATCATATTCTTCATCGTGATGTCAAG TGCTCAAATATATTCTTGACAAAAGATCAAGATATACGTCTAG GTGACTTTGGTCTTGCTAAAATGTTGTCATCTGATGATCTTGCTTCCTCG GTTGTTGGCACTCCAAGTTATATGTGCCCAGAGCTTCTTGCTGATATACCCTATGGCTCTAAGTCAGATATCTGGTCTTTGG GATGTTGTATCTATGAAATGGCTGCTTACAAGCCAGCTTTTAAAGCTTTT GACATACAATCAttgcttataaaaataaacaagtgtATAGTATCTCCCATGCCAACTATGTATTCTGCTGCTTT tcGAGGGCTTGTCAAAAGTATGTTGCGGAAAAATCCTGAGTTGAGGCCAACt GCTGCAGAATTACTTAATCATCCACATCTTCAGCCTTACATTCATAAAattcaactaaaattaaatagcCCCAGAAGAAGTACTTTTCCATTCCAATGGCCCGAGTCAAATTACGTAAGGAGAACTCGGTTCGTAGATCCAGAGTCTGTTTACACTCTTTCTGACCTAGATAAATGTTTGTCATTTAGCAATGACATGGCCTTGAATCCTAGTGTTTCTGGAACTGAACAAGTTTCTCAGTGTTCTACTCAAAGAGCACATGGATTATCCACTTGTTCAAAAGAGAAGATCTATGAACTATCTGTAGGTTGTGTCCGTGAAAAATACAAAACTGACAAATCAAAAGCCAGTAAGTTCTCAACTGTTGAGAGAACACCAAGATCAAGAGCAGTTACGGTTTCTGCCACTACCAAAAGGCATacaatagcaacatcaaagaCAACCCATTCTGGTCCAAAACGTGATTCA CTTCCAGCATCTCATGCACCATCTAGAAAATTTTCCACACCACCAAGAACCAGGGCAAGGGCAACACCAAACTTGTACACTAATGTTCTTGGAAGTCTAGACTCTCTTGATGTTTCCATTAATGCACCGCGAATTGACAAGATAGTTGAATTCCCAATGGCTTTCTGCGAGGATCCTTTTTCACCTATCCGTGGACCATCATCAACATCAGCGCGCTGCTCTTCTAGTTCAGCAGGGAGTACTGCTGATTGCTCCATCACAAAGGACAAGTGTACAATCCAAGAGGACAAAGTTACTCTCCCCACAAGTATCACTGATGCTTGCCCTGCTCCAAAGGAAACTAAATGCTCTTATGAGCATGTCAAAGATTGTGTTTCAAGTCATTCCTCTACTGACTTGGATCAACGCCGGTTTGACACATCATCGTACCAGCAACGTGCGGAGGCATTGGAGGGGTTGCTGGAGTTCAGTGCTAGGCTCCTACAACAACAGAGGTTTGATGAGCTTGGGGTGTTGCTAAAGCCATTCGGGCTTGAGAAGGTTTCTCCAAGAGAAACAGCTATTTGGTTGACCAAGAGCTTTAAACAAACTGCAGTCTAA
- the LOC114406879 gene encoding serine/threonine-protein kinase Nek4-like isoform X2, with protein MELISKVRNPFIVEYKDSWVEKGCFVCIIIGYCEGGDMAEAIKKANGINFPEEKLCKWLVQLLMALDYLHGNHILHRDVKCSNIFLTKDQDIRLGDFGLAKMLSSDDLASSVVGTPSYMCPELLADIPYGSKSDIWSLGCCIYEMAAYKPAFKAFDIQSLLIKINKCIVSPMPTMYSAAFRGLVKSMLRKNPELRPTAAELLNHPHLQPYIHKIQLKLNSPRRSTFPFQWPESNYVRRTRFVDPESVYTLSDLDKCLSFSNDMALNPSVSGTEQVSQCSTQRAHGLSTCSKEKIYELSVGCVREKYKTDKSKASKFSTVERTPRSRAVTVSATTKRHTIATSKTTHSGPKRDSLPASHAPSRKFSTPPRTRARATPNLYTNVLGSLDSLDVSINAPRIDKIVEFPMAFCEDPFSPIRGPSSTSARCSSSSAGSTADCSITKDKCTIQEDKVTLPTSITDACPAPKETKCSYEHVKDCVSSHSSTDLDQRRFDTSSYQQRAEALEGLLEFSARLLQQQRFDELGVLLKPFGLEKVSPRETAIWLTKSFKQTAV; from the exons ATGGAGCTTATATCTAAAGTTCGAAATCCATTTATTGTGGAGTATAAAGATTCCTGGGTAGAAAAG GGTTGTTTTGTATGTATCATCATTGGCTATTGTGAAGGAGGGGATAT GGCCGAAGCTATAAAAAAGGCTAATGGTATTAACTTTCCTGAAGAG AAACTTTGTAAGTGGCTTGTTCAATTGCTGATGGCACTTGATTATTTGCATGGAAATCATATTCTTCATCGTGATGTCAAG TGCTCAAATATATTCTTGACAAAAGATCAAGATATACGTCTAG GTGACTTTGGTCTTGCTAAAATGTTGTCATCTGATGATCTTGCTTCCTCG GTTGTTGGCACTCCAAGTTATATGTGCCCAGAGCTTCTTGCTGATATACCCTATGGCTCTAAGTCAGATATCTGGTCTTTGG GATGTTGTATCTATGAAATGGCTGCTTACAAGCCAGCTTTTAAAGCTTTT GACATACAATCAttgcttataaaaataaacaagtgtATAGTATCTCCCATGCCAACTATGTATTCTGCTGCTTT tcGAGGGCTTGTCAAAAGTATGTTGCGGAAAAATCCTGAGTTGAGGCCAACt GCTGCAGAATTACTTAATCATCCACATCTTCAGCCTTACATTCATAAAattcaactaaaattaaatagcCCCAGAAGAAGTACTTTTCCATTCCAATGGCCCGAGTCAAATTACGTAAGGAGAACTCGGTTCGTAGATCCAGAGTCTGTTTACACTCTTTCTGACCTAGATAAATGTTTGTCATTTAGCAATGACATGGCCTTGAATCCTAGTGTTTCTGGAACTGAACAAGTTTCTCAGTGTTCTACTCAAAGAGCACATGGATTATCCACTTGTTCAAAAGAGAAGATCTATGAACTATCTGTAGGTTGTGTCCGTGAAAAATACAAAACTGACAAATCAAAAGCCAGTAAGTTCTCAACTGTTGAGAGAACACCAAGATCAAGAGCAGTTACGGTTTCTGCCACTACCAAAAGGCATacaatagcaacatcaaagaCAACCCATTCTGGTCCAAAACGTGATTCA CTTCCAGCATCTCATGCACCATCTAGAAAATTTTCCACACCACCAAGAACCAGGGCAAGGGCAACACCAAACTTGTACACTAATGTTCTTGGAAGTCTAGACTCTCTTGATGTTTCCATTAATGCACCGCGAATTGACAAGATAGTTGAATTCCCAATGGCTTTCTGCGAGGATCCTTTTTCACCTATCCGTGGACCATCATCAACATCAGCGCGCTGCTCTTCTAGTTCAGCAGGGAGTACTGCTGATTGCTCCATCACAAAGGACAAGTGTACAATCCAAGAGGACAAAGTTACTCTCCCCACAAGTATCACTGATGCTTGCCCTGCTCCAAAGGAAACTAAATGCTCTTATGAGCATGTCAAAGATTGTGTTTCAAGTCATTCCTCTACTGACTTGGATCAACGCCGGTTTGACACATCATCGTACCAGCAACGTGCGGAGGCATTGGAGGGGTTGCTGGAGTTCAGTGCTAGGCTCCTACAACAACAGAGGTTTGATGAGCTTGGGGTGTTGCTAAAGCCATTCGGGCTTGAGAAGGTTTCTCCAAGAGAAACAGCTATTTGGTTGACCAAGAGCTTTAAACAAACTGCAGTCTAA